GCTTCTTGTTATGATACTGTTAGGAACTTTTGAAGCTCTGAAATGAGATTTGTTGGGACTGGAGTTGGAGAGGGATGCTCTTTTGCGTCATATTTGATTAAAGCGAAGTAACACTCTTGCACAGTGAGAACAAGATTGAGTAAGCTTATGCACCACCGAACTCCACAGTCTCCTTTTGTAATGAGTAAGCTGAATTAAATTAGaaaatcttttttgttttgaatcaaAGTCTTTTCTTGTTTAATTACTATTATTTAGTTATTGATCTAATAAAATGGAAAGTTCAAATTAATTGATACGTATGTTATACTTACATGTATAGGTGGTCTTTAATAGCCGAGAGATTGCTAGGGAGAAAAAAGAATCACAGGGATACTCAGCAAAAAATCATTTGAGCAGAGGAATTAACCCTGCAACTTGCAGACTCTCATTCAAGAACCAACTGCTTCCACCACAATATCCTTTGCTATGACTGAGCTAAACAATGCTCTCCACCAGCTTCTGCAACAGGTATTCAATAAATACAATAGTGAAGTGAAATGAAATTTGTTAAGATTGGAGGGAGTTTTTTATAAGGTAATGAAATTCAATACTTTTTAAAGGGAGGGGATCATTTCGCACCAGGTGTCATTAGTTTGACGCCAAATCATCACGCGAGCCTCTAGTGGGGACCTCATGTGAATGCTTCCGCAAATCTTCCTCGCACTGTTGTGCATGTTTATCTCCTTTAATGTCTTTATTATGTGAGATTTATAATTTCCAAGATCTTTATAACCCACATAACCCATCAACAAATTGATCCATTCTCAATTCAATCAATTAAACCAACAAATTCAACCCGGTTTTTACAACATCATTCTTTGCAAATTACCCTTTCTAGTTCTACAATGACCTTAATATTGCCAAGTTAATTTTGTTCCAAACGAGTCCATGTCAATAAGAGGATACTTGTCAATGTTCCTTGCAAAAATATCTCACCTTCTCCAAGTGATAGTTTGTAATTTCTAATAACTAAAATACTCAAAATAATGatagaaaattatatattaaaatgtaCCACAGGATACTAAACTTGATTTGTTTATTCATCGAAGAGTTAAATCTAAACCAAGCTAAGAAAAACAGATCACATGCATATGCAGAGAAGAtatgaagttaactttcattaCAACCGGCCAGATTGGTCCATTTTGTGACCAACTGAGACAAAGTAGTTATGGAAAATCCATCTACTTTCattgcagcagcagcagcatctTGTAGGACTTTCATCCTTTCACGAATCTCAAGTCCTTCATCCTCTACCATTAACCTCTTCAACACATTGACAATTTCACCCTTTTCCACAACACCACTCACATTATCAATCTTTGGCCTTATGGCAATTTTAAACCCCTCAGCTAGAATGGCTGCATTCATTCTCTGCTCAGCAAAGAGTGGCCAAGCTATTATTGGCAAACCATTCGCAACACACTCAAGTGTAGAAAACCAACCACAATGTGTAACAAATCCACCTATAGCTTTGTGACTAAGAATTTCAACTTGTGGTGCccaatttgaaaccaaaaatCCTTGCCTTTTTGTTCTTTCTAAGAACCCTTTTGGTAAAAAACTCAAAGGGTCTTGTTTAGAATTAGAAACAGCAAAATAATTAGCACTAGCTATATCATTGGGTTCTCTCACAACCCAAAGAAACTTTTGGCAACTCAATTCTAATCCTAATGCTAACTCATTCATTTGGTTTTGAGAAATTGTTCCTCCACTACCAAATGAAACAAAGACAAcagaactttttttttgttcatctAACCATGATAAACATTCTGATCCATTTTGAGTATTGTCACAATTTTGTTGCATAATTGGTCCAACCATATAAACAGGAGGGTGAGAACCATTGATGCTTCCTTCAACCTGGACTTTAACAGCTTCTGGTTCCAATTCTACAAAGCTATTGACTATTATACCGTTGCAAAGATTTATCCCTTTCGAACGGACAATAAAATGGTTGTAAGATTCACTTGTCCTATCTTGGAATGAAGATGGAAGATCAGTTCCTTGAATAGGTACACAACCTGGGATCTGAATTGGTTCTTGCAAGTCTCTAAATTCACaagaaattgtttcatttagaaTTGTTGAGTGAAAACAAAGTGATAACACTGTGGCTGATGAAGGAAAAAATGTATAAGATAAAATGTTGAGTTTCTTGGCAAATGAGAAGACTTCATAAGCAAAATAATCAGCTACTATAGCAactaattttgatgtttttgctGTTTTTGGCGTTGAAGTTATTGAGTTCAATGCATCAATGATAGATGGCATAGATTGAGACACTGAAAGAGGTAGTTTGAGTGTAGGGACAGTTTCTGGTGGCAAGTTGATTGGAGGAAGAACAATGGTATCTATGTTGAGAGATGAAAGAGAAAGAATGATGGATTTTGAAGCATTGGAAAGTGAATCTAGTACTGGAATGATTAAGGTTATATGAAACTTGTTAGGGTGAAGATTAATGAGTTTCTTGATGAACCCTGAAATTGCTATTTGGTGGCTTACAATAGGAACTGAAACTACTGcaatgtgtgtttttctctccaTGGAAATTTGATTAGTTTAGAGTTACTGTGTTAGTGTTATGTTGTTAATGGAAGATTGATTTGGTTAATTAAATAAGACAAGAACAACAAACGGCTAGATCTGAAACTGTGTAGatgataatattaaaaattagtgAGTACTAATCGATGTTATAAGTCTTTGTACTTTATTatcaaattatttaatatttcaactttcaagaatgtaaaaaataaaaaaaaaggaatgtaAAACAATTGTCTAATTtgcttgttattattattattattattattattattattattattattattattatataagaaTATACTACATGTAATTGCAATTTGGTGATGCAATTACATGGTAATTTCAGGTTAGTCATTATGTGTAAATTTAAGCAAGTTTGGAATTGAAGAAAATAGCTAGAACTATGAAAGAAGTGTTTCCTACTAATTAGGTAACAAGCTTACTtgattaaatatgagtatactTCTCATAGTTGCTGAATTACTACCTCACATATAAACTATTTTCACTTTCATCAAATAC
This portion of the Trifolium pratense cultivar HEN17-A07 linkage group LG3, ARS_RC_1.1, whole genome shotgun sequence genome encodes:
- the LOC123918516 gene encoding hydroquinone glucosyltransferase-like, with the protein product MERKTHIAVVSVPIVSHQIAISGFIKKLINLHPNKFHITLIIPVLDSLSNASKSIILSLSSLNIDTIVLPPINLPPETVPTLKLPLSVSQSMPSIIDALNSITSTPKTAKTSKLVAIVADYFAYEVFSFAKKLNILSYTFFPSSATVLSLCFHSTILNETISCEFRDLQEPIQIPGCVPIQGTDLPSSFQDRTSESYNHFIVRSKGINLCNGIIVNSFVELEPEAVKVQVEGSINGSHPPVYMVGPIMQQNCDNTQNGSECLSWLDEQKKSSVVFVSFGSGGTISQNQMNELALGLELSCQKFLWVVREPNDIASANYFAVSNSKQDPLSFLPKGFLERTKRQGFLVSNWAPQVEILSHKAIGGFVTHCGWFSTLECVANGLPIIAWPLFAEQRMNAAILAEGFKIAIRPKIDNVSGVVEKGEIVNVLKRLMVEDEGLEIRERMKVLQDAAAAAMKVDGFSITTLSQLVTKWTNLAGCNES